One stretch of Miscanthus floridulus cultivar M001 chromosome 18, ASM1932011v1, whole genome shotgun sequence DNA includes these proteins:
- the LOC136520642 gene encoding uncharacterized protein, producing the protein MARAPRVRSLNIAVPEAEARPVLVPGGNKARSGPANARKPSPKPLRKAAEPAAVGTPEKPAAAAPKAEEGAKRNAVSGGGGGAPKGASPVPSPRRTPPGPPSRRSDAPQLLHPGLPLSASSCSSDASAESVRVRAFTGKVEKGRSGPTAASKQGKAVGKAAESKPVVVEFVVSVTPEVVEGKRRCVWATPTTDPCYVTFHDEEWGVPVHNDRRLFELLVLSGALAELTWPEILKRRQLFREIFMEFDPAAVSKINEKKLVAPGSTAHSLLSEQKLRAVLENARQILKIVDEFGSFDRYCWGFLNHKPIMSKFRYPRQVPVKSPKADTISKYMMRRGFRGVGPTVIYSFMQAAGLTNDHLVSCFRFEQCNAIPTLCTSDIDRVNMKADPKKDEMATKIYCEEITTNPEMPRTIDALIVS; encoded by the exons ATGGCCAGGGCACCGAGGGTCCGGTCCCTGAACATCGCGGTTCCGGAGGCAGAGGCGAGGCCGGTGCTGGTACCGGGGGGCAACAAGGCCAGGTCGGGCCCGGCGAACGCCCGGAAACCGTCGCCGAAGCCCCTGAGGAAGGCGGCGGAGCCGGCGGCGGTGGGGACGCCAGAGAAGCCTGCGGCTGCCGCACCCAAGGCGGAGGAGGGCGCAAAGAGGAATGCAGTCAGCGGGGGCGGAGGTGGCGCGCCCAAGGGTGCGTCCCCTGTGCCGTCGCCGCGGCGCACACCGCCTGGGCCGCCGTCGAGGAGGAGCGACGCGCCGCAGCTCTTGCATCCGGGCTTGCCGCTCAGCGCGTCGTCTTGCTCCTCGGATGCCTCCGCGGAGTCGGTCCGCGTCCGGGCTTTCACTGGGAAAGTGGAGAAGGGCCGGTCGGGGCCGACGGCTGCGTCGAAGCAAGGCAAGGCTGTGGGTAAGGCGGCAGAGAGCAAGCCCGTCGTGGTGGAGTTTGTTGTTTCGGTGACACCAGAGGTTGTGGAAGGGAAGAGGAGGTGCGTGTGGGCGACTCCAACCACTG ATCCTTGCTATGTCACTTTCCATGATGAGGAGTGGGGGGTTCCCGTGCACAATGACAG GAGATTGTTTGAGCTACTTGTACTATCTGGTGCATTGGCTGAGCTTACATGGCCTGAAATTCTCAAGAGGAGGCAACTTTTCAG GGAAATTTTCATGGAGTTCGACCCTGCTGCTGTCTCTAAAATAAATGAGAAGAAGCTTGTGGCACCTGGAAGCACTGCCCATTCTCTTTTGTCAGAGCAAAAGCTCCGAGCTGTCCTTGAGAATGCTCGCCAGATACTAAAG ATTGTTGATGAATTTGGATCCTTTGATCGGTACTGCTGGGGTTTTCTGAACCACAAGCCTATAATGAGCAAGTTCCGATATCCAAGACAAGTTCCTGTCAAGAGCCCTAAGGCAGATACAATCAGCAAATACATGATGAGAAGGGGATTCCGAGGTGTGGGCCCAACGGTCATATATTCCTTCATGCAGGCTGCAGGTCTAACAAATGATCACCTTGTCAGTTGCTTCCGGTTCGAACAATGCAATGCCATTCCAACTCTTTGCACGAGTGACATTGACAGGGTAAACATGAAGGCAGATCCGAAAAAAGATGAGATGGCAACGAAGATTTATTGTGAAGAGATTACCACAAACCCAGAGATGCCAAGGACGATTGATGCTCTTATCGTTTCGTAG